In Deinococcus sp. HSC-46F16, the following are encoded in one genomic region:
- a CDS encoding CAP domain-containing protein — MLRAQLTIAAGMLAALTPFSATAQSPAEAQVLAGLNEARARGVTCPASGRRPVAAPLLPSAAHALAARTQAGYMSSRAGVTHAGAGGTTPRIRAASVGVQAVSVTEIIYMGTSPQSALNWWLASPLHCAILTDARYTHAGAAVVQGSRGTAYVVVLSSQPK; from the coding sequence ATGCTTCGTGCCCAACTCACGATTGCGGCGGGGATGCTCGCGGCGTTGACTCCCTTTTCGGCAACGGCGCAGTCTCCCGCCGAGGCGCAGGTACTGGCCGGGCTGAATGAGGCGCGGGCGCGGGGGGTCACCTGTCCGGCCAGTGGGCGGCGGCCCGTCGCGGCGCCGCTGTTGCCGAGTGCGGCACACGCCCTCGCCGCGCGGACTCAGGCGGGGTACATGAGCAGCCGCGCTGGGGTCACGCACGCGGGAGCTGGGGGCACCACCCCGCGCATCCGGGCGGCCAGCGTGGGCGTGCAGGCGGTCAGTGTGACTGAGATCATTTACATGGGCACGAGTCCGCAGTCGGCGCTGAACTGGTGGCTCGCCTCGCCACTGCACTGCGCGATCCTGACCGATGCCCGCTACACGCACGCGGGGGCAGCGGTGGTGCAGGGGTCGCGCGGAACGGCGTATGTGGTGGTTCTCAGCAGCCAGCCGAAGTAG
- a CDS encoding 3-hydroxybutyrate dehydrogenase, with translation MTSPDTPAALARVALVTGGTSGIGLAIARRLQADGLRVAALDLDRPQAREVAQEHGFTFVGADLSRRADCRRAVDETVAALGGLDVLVNNAGFQHIDPIPDFPEDTWDTMLHVMLTAPFLLSKYAWAHLTRSGQGRIVNVASIHGHVASPFKSAYISAKHGVIGFTRTAALEAGEQGLTVNAICPGYVRTPLVEGQIADQARTRGLSPEEVEQKVMLEPAAIKRLLEPEDVAALASYVVSPAAWGMTGAVLDLDLGWTAR, from the coding sequence ATGACCTCCCCCGACACTCCTGCAGCACTGGCCCGCGTCGCCCTCGTCACGGGCGGCACCAGCGGCATCGGCCTCGCCATCGCCCGGCGGCTTCAGGCAGACGGTCTGCGTGTGGCCGCCCTTGACCTCGACCGTCCGCAGGCGCGGGAGGTGGCGCAGGAGCACGGCTTCACTTTTGTGGGCGCCGACCTCTCCCGCCGGGCCGACTGCCGCCGCGCGGTGGACGAGACGGTGGCGGCGCTCGGCGGCCTGGATGTCCTCGTGAACAACGCGGGCTTTCAGCACATCGACCCCATCCCCGACTTTCCGGAAGACACCTGGGACACCATGCTCCACGTGATGTTGACGGCGCCCTTCCTGCTCAGCAAATACGCCTGGGCACACCTCACGCGCTCCGGCCAGGGCCGCATCGTGAACGTGGCGAGCATCCACGGGCACGTCGCCAGTCCCTTCAAGAGCGCCTATATCAGCGCCAAGCACGGCGTGATCGGCTTCACGCGCACGGCGGCGCTGGAGGCGGGCGAGCAGGGCCTCACGGTGAACGCCATCTGCCCCGGCTATGTCCGCACGCCGCTGGTCGAGGGCCAGATCGCGGACCAGGCCCGCACGCGCGGCCTCAGCCCCGAGGAGGTCGAGCAGAAGGTGATGCTGGAACCCGCCGCCATCAAGCGGCTGCTGGAGCCGGAGGACGTGGCGGCCCTCGCCAGCTACGTCGTCAGTCCCGCCGCGTGGGGGATGACGGGGGCAGTGCTGGACCTCGACCTGGGGTGGACGGCGCGGTAA